One Brassica napus cultivar Da-Ae chromosome C2, Da-Ae, whole genome shotgun sequence DNA window includes the following coding sequences:
- the LOC106389899 gene encoding SKP1-like protein 18, with translation MAQNLVGLTEKLSLSSGKIVLTSSDGDSFEIDEAVARESHTIAEMLEAGCAGTIPLQNVTGKILDKVIDYCKTHVEAGPIDEDEEAKKKLKIWKAEFMKVDLDTISELILAANYLNLPGLLDLSCQTLADYIKDKTPEDVREIFKIQNDFTPEEEAAVRKENANSPQLWKIGVAAVFIIGLGFLLIKKR, from the exons ATGGCCCAGAATCTGGTCGGCTTAACCGAGAAACTAAGCTTGTCTTCGGGCAAGATTGTGTTGACCAGCTCCGACGGCGATTCTTTCGAGATCGACGAAGCAGTAGCTCGCGAATCCCACACCATAGCTGAAATGCTCGAAGCCGGGTGTGCCGGAACAATCCCGCTTCAGAACGTCACCGGAAAAATCCTCGACAAAGTCATCGACTACTGCAAGACCCACGTCGAAGCTGGTCCGATTGATGAAGACGAAGAGGCGAAGAAGAAACTGAAGATTTGGAAAGCGGAGTTCATGAAAGTAGATCTGGACACCATCTCCGAGCTCATCCTGGCTGCTAACTATCTCAACCTCCCAGGCCTTCTCGATCTTTCATGTCAGACGCTTGCAGATTACATTAAAGACAAAACACCAGAGGATGTTCGCGAGATCTTCAAAATTCAGAACGATTTCACGCCCGAAGAAGAAGCAGCTGTTCGCAAGGAGAAC GCAAATTCTCCGCAACTGTGGAAGATTGGCGTCGCCGCCGTTTTCATAATAGGATTaggttttcttttaataaagaaaagGTAA